TCGGCTCGAACCGGTTCATGGCGGCGAAAAATCGGCTCGAAGCGTCTCGTCGACTCAGTCGGCTGGATCAAGCGCTTCGGCTGGCTTCCGGTCTTCTACGTGATCCTCGTCGAGTGGCTCGTCGTTCTCGGCTTTTTCCATCAGTTCGGAGAATCTATCGGATTTCTCCTCGAGCCACTCCATCGTCTCGCTGTCTGGCGTCTTATCCCGCTGTTCGATGAGGAAGGTCGTAATGACGACTGTCTTCACCCACGGCTTGACGATACCAGTGTGGAAAACGGCGACCATCCCGCCGACGAACACCCACGAAATGATTTGGAGCGATCCAGGAAGAATGTCAATCGCAACGGCGACTGGTGCGAGCATCGAAAGGAGGACGAACGAGAGGACGTACATCCCCAGTACGATCAACAGCGTCGAGCCGAGCACCATCTTCCAGGTCTTGCCATACAGCACGAGACCGTCACGAGCGGACTTCCAGCGGTTCTCGTTCCGGTCGACGAACATGTAGGCAATAATCGCATTGTCGAGATAGCGTGCAGCGAGTACAATCGACTTCTGGACGACTGCAATCAGCGTCCGGAGTTGTGAGGGAATCGGGAGCGGGATCATGTCTTCGACCCGTGCGACCGCTTTGTTGAACTGCTTGATCACCGCATCAACAACCTCACTGACCACCCATAGCCCGCTGGCCGACATGAAGTAGTCCCCGACCTGTGTCATGCCGTACTGGATCTGGTTTTCCGGAACCTCTCCCTTGTCTATGATGTGTGCAATGACGGCAACGTGACCAGTTTTCACCATATACAGGAAATATCGCTGTATCAGCCGCCAGACGTACGCAAAGGAGGCAAACCCAGCCACCATTATCGCCCCGACAATGAGCAGGCTCAGCCCCCCATCGCCAACAAAGAATCTGAATGCCAACCACGTAACGAGGCTGAGGTAAATAACACCAATCAGTGCGAATACGACCCCAATACCGAACTGCAAGAGTACGTACGGCAGCGTCTGCCGATACACGCTCGTTGCTTTCTTGAAGTGTAAGACCATCACTTTTGCTTGCCAATCCCTCCTATATAAATTGTAGTAATTCACTCTCTTATTTTACCATAACTGTCGAAACCGAATGGGTGGTGTAGAGAATAAGAAGTATGACTATGGGATAAGATACACCCTGAGTGCCAAGCGACACCCAACTGATGGCAGACGGATGCAGGCGGAAGAGAAAGGGATTAAGAGCCTCTGGACGGAACCTCCCTGTATGGCAATCAAACCGGCCTATGTCAAGAAGACCGGGAAGCTCCTCCTAGAGCGGTACCCGGATGCGTTTACGACCGATTTCGAGCAGAACAAAGACAGCGTCGAAAAGTTCACGAACGTCGAATCCAAGGGCGTCCGTAACCGTATCGCCGGCTACGTCACCCGGAAGAAAGGATCGCAGGCCGCGACGGCATAATCAACAGAGTACTCCGTACTTATCGCTACGTCTCTCGAGTGACAACGCTCGTTGTCGAGCGCACCAGCGAGTGAGTGTCCCATCGCCAGAAAATCAGTATCGCTCGAGACGACGGCAAGTCAAAACCCAAAACGTCGCTTACTGATCGAAGCCGGGTTCCATGTAGACCGCAATAACGAAAGCGACGAGACCGGCAAACCAGGTGACCATCAGGCCGGCCATCCCAGAGATGATGCTCATTTCGGTGCCAACAAGCAAGAGTTCATCGTCCTGATAGCCGGTCCATGCCATCAACAGGCCGATCAAAACGAACACGACCGCAACGGCGACCGCGCCGATGCTGAACGTCGAATCGAACAGGCCACCCTCGTTCGAGTCTGCGGTTGCGTTCGTCATCGAACTTCCTCCGTTGCACTCTCGGCTGATTGGCTGACCAATGTGGATGCCGACCGGTGGCGACCGGTCAGGACCGTCGCTCCGGAACCGGTCTCGGATCGGATCTGACGTGACTGCATAAGTCGATGTGTGCAACTCTGTTTTCTTAATCTCTTCTATCTTGGCAGTGGAAACGGCTCACTCCCACCATCGCTGAGACTGCTTACTCGTGCATGGTTGATCATGCGAATGAGACTGAAACCCAAACCGTTTTGCGGGCACAACTCCCACTGACGGAAAATGGC
The nucleotide sequence above comes from Natronolimnobius baerhuensis. Encoded proteins:
- a CDS encoding 30S ribosomal protein S17e, coding for MAIKPAYVKKTGKLLLERYPDAFTTDFEQNKDSVEKFTNVESKGVRNRIAGYVTRKKGSQAATA